The Aliiroseovarius pelagivivens genome contains a region encoding:
- the rpsF gene encoding 30S ribosomal protein S6 — protein sequence MPLYEHVFISRQDLSNAQAENLIEHFGTVLGDNGGKVVDSEYWGVKTMAYKINKNRKGHYAFLKTDAPSVAIQEMERLMRLHDDVMRVLTIKVDDHAEGPSVQMQKRDERGDRRGRDR from the coding sequence TCGCGTCAGGATCTGTCCAACGCGCAGGCTGAGAACCTCATCGAACATTTCGGCACCGTACTGGGTGACAACGGCGGCAAAGTCGTTGACAGCGAGTACTGGGGCGTCAAGACGATGGCTTACAAGATCAACAAGAACCGCAAGGGCCACTACGCCTTCCTGAAGACTGACGCTCCGTCTGTCGCCATTCAGGAAATGGAACGCCTGATGCGTCTGCATGACGATGTCATGCGCGTTCTGACCATCAAGGTCGACGATCACGCCGAAGGCCCGTCGGTACAAATGCAAAAACGTGACGAACGCGGCGACCGCCGTGGCCGTGACCGTTAA
- the rpsR gene encoding 30S ribosomal protein S18 — translation MAAKPFFRRRKVCPFSGDNAPKIDYKDTRLLQRYISERGKIVPSRITAVSAKKQRELARAIKRARFLALLPYAVK, via the coding sequence ATGGCAGCCAAACCGTTTTTCCGCCGTCGTAAAGTTTGCCCGTTCTCGGGCGACAACGCACCGAAGATCGACTACAAAGACACACGTCTTCTGCAGCGCTACATCTCTGAGCGTGGCAAGATCGTTCCTTCGCGTATCACCGCCGTTTCGGCAAAGAAGCAGCGTGAGCTGGCCCGTGCTATCAAGCGTGCCCGTTTTCTTGCTCTGCTTCCCTACGCCGTTAAGTAA
- the rplI gene encoding 50S ribosomal protein L9 has protein sequence MQVILLERVAKLGQMGDVVDVKPGYARNFLLPQGKALSASDANIASFEAQKTQLEARNLETKQEAEALAEKLGGEQFIVIRSASDAGALYGSVTPRDAAEVATEAGFSVDKKQIILVTPIKYLGLHSVTVRLHPEVETEIGLNVARSQEEAELQASGKSIQELAAEAEAEAEFEIAELFDDIGAAASDDDDDLAPAGDDAPAAEASEEE, from the coding sequence ATGCAAGTTATCCTTCTGGAACGTGTGGCCAAGCTGGGCCAAATGGGCGACGTCGTCGACGTAAAGCCTGGTTACGCACGCAACTTCCTGCTGCCCCAGGGCAAAGCCCTGTCGGCCTCGGACGCCAATATCGCGTCGTTCGAAGCTCAGAAAACTCAGCTGGAAGCCCGCAACCTGGAAACCAAACAAGAAGCAGAAGCTCTGGCTGAGAAGCTGGGCGGCGAGCAATTCATCGTGATTCGCTCGGCTTCGGACGCTGGCGCCCTTTACGGCTCGGTCACCCCGCGTGACGCCGCTGAAGTTGCCACCGAAGCTGGTTTCTCGGTCGACAAAAAGCAAATCATCTTGGTCACTCCGATCAAGTATTTGGGCCTGCACAGCGTCACCGTACGTCTGCACCCTGAAGTCGAAACCGAGATCGGCCTGAACGTGGCGCGCTCGCAAGAAGAAGCCGAACTGCAGGCTTCGGGCAAATCGATCCAGGAACTGGCCGCTGAAGCTGAAGCTGAAGCCGAGTTCGAGATCGCCGAGCTGTTCGACGACATCGGCGCAGCTGCATCGGACGACGACGACGACCTGGCTCCGGCCGGCGACGACGCCCCCGCCGCAGAGGCTTCGGAAGAAGAGTAA
- a CDS encoding lytic transglycosylase domain-containing protein — translation MTQFTRRTALASFGAFAVTACGRRSNRGASRALQTDSYNPPLFPNETPELRALINKWADHYQIPRELVHRQAVRESTHRPSARNGPYWGLLQILPQTARTMGHRGPAEELLDADVNLKYAGKYLRGAYIVSGGDIEDAMGWYARGYYYEAKRLGLLVETGLRPA, via the coding sequence ATGACCCAATTCACACGTCGCACCGCCCTCGCCTCCTTCGGCGCCTTTGCTGTAACTGCCTGTGGCAGACGCTCGAACCGCGGCGCCTCACGTGCCCTACAGACCGACAGCTACAATCCCCCGCTCTTTCCCAATGAAACACCCGAGCTGCGCGCCCTGATCAACAAATGGGCCGATCACTACCAAATCCCGCGCGAGCTGGTACATCGTCAGGCCGTGCGCGAAAGCACGCACCGTCCATCGGCGCGCAATGGACCCTACTGGGGTCTGCTGCAAATTCTGCCCCAAACCGCCCGCACCATGGGACATCGCGGCCCGGCGGAAGAACTCTTGGATGCTGACGTGAACTTGAAATACGCCGGCAAATACCTGCGCGGCGCCTATATCGTTTCGGGCGGAGATATCGAGGACGCGATGGGCTGGTACGCCCGAGGGTACTATTATGAGGCCAAACGTCTTGGTCTGTTGGTCGAGACCGGATTACGCCCGGCCTGA
- the tig gene encoding trigger factor, with protein sequence MQVTETLNEGLKRGYKIVVPAADLDAKVNEKLVEAQPEVEMKGFRKGKVPMALLKKQFGQRLMGEAMQEAVDGAMNAHFEESGDRPAMQPDVKMTNDDWKEGDDVEIEMSYEALPDVPEVDLKGIKLEKLVVKAGEGEVEEALANLAETAQDFKDRKKGTKSKDGDQVVIDFLGKVDGEAFDGGAAEDYPLVLGSNSFIPGFEEQLVGAKAGEEVEVKVAFPAEYGAENLAGKDAVFECTVKEVKEPVAAEINDELATKFGAEDLNALKSQIGERLEAEFAGAARAIMKRNLLDELDKLVDFDLPPSLLDAEAGQIAHQLWHEENPDVQGHDHPEIEATDEHKALASRRVRLGLLLAELGQKAEIEVTDAEMTQAVMNQARQYPGQERQFFEFVQQNPQMRQQLQAPIFEDKVIDYVFELAEVSDKEVSKDDLQKAVEALEDE encoded by the coding sequence ATGCAGGTCACCGAGACCCTGAACGAAGGTCTGAAACGCGGCTACAAGATCGTGGTTCCGGCCGCTGATCTGGACGCCAAAGTCAACGAAAAGCTGGTTGAAGCGCAGCCCGAAGTCGAAATGAAAGGCTTCCGCAAAGGCAAAGTGCCGATGGCTCTGCTGAAAAAGCAGTTTGGTCAGCGCCTGATGGGCGAAGCCATGCAGGAAGCTGTCGATGGCGCCATGAACGCTCACTTCGAGGAATCGGGTGACCGTCCGGCCATGCAGCCTGACGTGAAGATGACCAACGATGATTGGAAAGAAGGCGACGACGTTGAGATCGAAATGTCGTACGAAGCCCTTCCCGACGTCCCCGAGGTCGACCTGAAAGGCATCAAGCTGGAAAAGCTGGTCGTGAAGGCTGGTGAAGGTGAAGTTGAAGAAGCGCTGGCCAACCTGGCCGAGACAGCTCAGGACTTCAAAGACCGCAAAAAAGGCACCAAGTCGAAAGACGGCGATCAGGTTGTGATCGACTTCCTGGGCAAAGTTGACGGCGAAGCCTTCGACGGTGGCGCAGCTGAAGATTACCCGCTGGTACTGGGTTCGAACTCGTTCATTCCGGGTTTCGAAGAGCAGCTGGTTGGCGCCAAAGCTGGTGAAGAAGTTGAAGTCAAAGTGGCTTTCCCTGCCGAGTACGGTGCGGAAAACCTGGCCGGCAAAGACGCTGTGTTTGAATGCACCGTGAAAGAGGTCAAAGAGCCTGTTGCCGCCGAGATCAACGACGAGCTGGCCACCAAATTCGGTGCCGAAGACCTGAACGCTCTGAAATCGCAGATTGGCGAGCGTCTGGAAGCAGAATTCGCTGGTGCGGCCCGTGCTATCATGAAGCGCAACCTGCTGGACGAGCTGGACAAACTGGTTGATTTCGACCTGCCGCCGTCGCTGCTGGACGCCGAAGCTGGTCAGATCGCTCACCAGCTGTGGCACGAAGAAAACCCGGACGTGCAAGGTCACGATCACCCGGAAATCGAAGCCACCGACGAGCACAAAGCCCTTGCCAGCCGCCGTGTCCGCCTTGGCCTGTTGCTGGCCGAACTGGGCCAGAAAGCCGAGATCGAAGTCACTGATGCCGAGATGACTCAGGCCGTTATGAACCAGGCACGTCAGTACCCGGGTCAGGAACGCCAGTTCTTTGAATTCGTTCAGCAGAACCCGCAGATGCGTCAGCAGCTGCAGGCGCCGATCTTCGAAGACAAAGTCATCGACTATGTTTTCGAACTGGCCGAAGTTTCGGACAAAGAAGTCTCGAAAGACGATCTGCAGAAAGCCGTTGAGGCTCTGGAAGACGAATAA
- a CDS encoding NAD(P)H-hydrate dehydratase — protein sequence MTELLTAAQMRAIEQAAIESGEVTGLELMERAGRGVVEAIFEEWPELAKTSHKAVVLCGPGNNGGDGFVVARLLKEWGWEVEVFLYGDAKKLPPDARVNYELWMDLGEVRSYSREETNHGTSSANSDLLIDGLFGTGLKRAVTQPEELYWDVYQRWGRNQNELAVMKPKIVSIDIPSGVCSDSGRELSADSEDEAGIAVQANLSVSFHTAKLGHLLSEGTGWAGKTVVKSIGLEGSPRPRGGMKSPPGGAVGDCPAVPPGEIVRLVDRPSWLGKPGNDHKFSHGHALILSGPSGKGGAARLSARGALRIGAGLVTVAPTPGALQENAARLDAIMLSPVGDAQTLQAVLADERLNALCLGPGLGVDRARDLVPVALAAKRATVLDADALTSFKDDPSVLFDMLHDNCVLTPHAGEFARLFPDIAEKLNAPATKGPAYSKVDATREAAARAGCVVLFKGPDTVIAAPDGACSINSAAYERSAPWLATAGSGDVLAGFITGLLARGFAPMQAAETAAWLHVECALEFGPGLIAEDLPEQLPAVFRKLGT from the coding sequence ATGACCGAATTGCTGACAGCTGCCCAAATGCGCGCCATTGAGCAGGCCGCGATTGAGTCGGGCGAGGTCACGGGGCTGGAGCTGATGGAACGCGCGGGCCGGGGCGTGGTCGAGGCCATATTCGAAGAATGGCCCGAGCTGGCAAAAACTTCTCACAAAGCGGTGGTGCTGTGCGGGCCGGGCAACAATGGCGGCGATGGATTTGTCGTGGCGCGGCTGTTGAAAGAATGGGGCTGGGAGGTCGAGGTGTTCCTCTATGGCGATGCCAAGAAGCTGCCACCGGATGCGCGGGTGAATTATGAGCTGTGGATGGATTTGGGGGAGGTTCGATCCTACAGTAGGGAAGAGACTAACCATGGCACATCTAGTGCAAATTCTGACCTTCTTATTGACGGGTTGTTTGGCACAGGACTCAAGCGCGCAGTAACGCAGCCAGAGGAATTATACTGGGATGTTTACCAGCGCTGGGGAAGAAACCAGAACGAACTTGCAGTGATGAAGCCAAAGATTGTCTCAATTGATATCCCATCTGGGGTTTGTTCGGACTCGGGTCGTGAACTGAGTGCGGACAGCGAAGATGAAGCTGGAATCGCTGTTCAAGCGAACCTCTCAGTCTCCTTTCATACCGCCAAACTTGGACATTTATTGAGTGAAGGTACCGGGTGGGCTGGAAAAACGGTCGTCAAATCCATCGGCTTAGAGGGCAGTCCCCGGCCGCGGGGGGGGATGAAATCCCCGCCCGGGGGGGCGGTCGGGGATTGCCCGGCGGTGCCGCCGGGCGAGATTGTCAGATTGGTCGATCGCCCAAGCTGGCTAGGTAAGCCCGGCAACGATCACAAATTCTCCCACGGCCACGCGCTCATCCTGTCTGGACCGTCTGGCAAAGGCGGCGCGGCGCGGCTCTCGGCGCGAGGTGCACTCCGCATTGGGGCCGGGCTGGTCACCGTCGCCCCAACGCCCGGCGCACTCCAGGAAAACGCTGCGAGGTTGGATGCGATTATGCTGTCTCCTGTTGGGGATGCGCAGACGTTGCAGGCTGTGCTGGCGGATGAACGGCTCAACGCGCTCTGCCTTGGTCCCGGTTTGGGCGTAGATCGTGCGCGGGATTTGGTTCCGGTGGCCTTGGCTGCGAAACGCGCGACGGTGCTGGATGCGGATGCTTTGACGTCGTTTAAGGACGATCCGTCGGTGCTGTTCGACATGCTGCATGACAACTGCGTGCTGACCCCGCATGCGGGCGAGTTCGCGCGACTGTTCCCTGATATTGCCGAGAAACTGAACGCCCCCGCCACCAAAGGACCGGCCTATTCCAAGGTCGACGCAACCCGAGAAGCCGCAGCGCGGGCAGGGTGCGTCGTGCTGTTCAAAGGGCCGGACACGGTGATTGCGGCGCCAGATGGCGCATGCTCGATCAACTCCGCCGCCTATGAGCGGTCCGCCCCATGGCTGGCCACCGCCGGATCGGGAGACGTACTGGCGGGTTTCATCACCGGACTGCTCGCGCGGGGCTTCGCGCCCATGCAAGCGGCAGAAACCGCCGCGTGGTTGCATGTGGAATGCGCACTGGAATTTGGGCCGGGATTGATCGCCGAGGATTTGCCCGAACAATTGCCCGCAGTGTTCCGAAAACTAGGGACGTGA
- a CDS encoding P-II family nitrogen regulator: MKKIEAIIKPFKLDEVKEALQDIGVQGLSVIEVKGFGRQKGHTELYRGAEYVVDFLPKVKIEIVLADDQVDEAVEAIIDAAKTDKIGDGKIFVSPVEQAIRIRTGESGDDAL; this comes from the coding sequence ATGAAAAAGATCGAAGCCATCATCAAGCCGTTTAAGCTGGATGAAGTGAAGGAAGCGCTGCAAGACATTGGCGTGCAGGGCCTGTCGGTGATCGAAGTGAAGGGCTTTGGCCGTCAAAAGGGCCATACCGAGCTGTATCGCGGCGCTGAATATGTCGTCGACTTCCTGCCCAAAGTGAAGATCGAAATCGTTCTGGCCGATGATCAGGTCGATGAAGCCGTTGAGGCCATCATCGACGCCGCCAAGACCGACAAGATCGGCGACGGCAAGATCTTCGTCAGCCCCGTTGAACAAGCCATTCGCATCCGCACCGGTGAATCCGGCGACGATGCTCTGTAA
- the glnA gene encoding type I glutamate--ammonia ligase codes for MSAQDVLKQIKDEDIAYVDIRFTDVRGKLQHVTVDCDLVDEDFLEEGFMFDGSSIAGWKSIESSDMKLMPDTTSTYVDPFYAEKTLCIHCSVVEPDTGEKYARDPRGTAEKAEAYLKSSGIGDVAYMGPEAEFFLFDDVRFSNTMNKVSFEVDAVDAAWNSDAEYEMGNTGHRPGIKGGYFPVNPIDDAQDLRSEMLTTMKNIGMKTDKHHHEVASCQHELGLIFDSLTKQADELQKYKYIIHNVAHAYGKTATFMPKPIAGDNGTGMHVNMSIWKDGKPLFAGDKYADLSQEALWFIGGILKHAKTLNAFTNPSTNSYKRLIPGFEAPVLRAYSASNRSGCVRIPWTESPKAKRVEARFPDPAANPYLCFAALLMAGLDGIKNKIDPGPAQDKNLYDLPPEELEGIPTVCASLREALESLEADNDFLTAGDVFTKDQIQGYIDLKWEEVYAYEHTPHPVEYQLYYSC; via the coding sequence ATGAGCGCTCAAGACGTACTCAAGCAGATCAAAGATGAAGACATCGCCTATGTCGACATCCGTTTCACTGACGTGCGCGGCAAGCTGCAGCACGTGACCGTGGACTGCGACCTTGTCGACGAAGACTTCCTGGAAGAAGGCTTCATGTTTGACGGCTCGTCGATTGCCGGCTGGAAGTCGATCGAAAGCTCGGACATGAAACTGATGCCCGACACGACCAGCACTTATGTCGACCCCTTCTATGCCGAGAAAACTCTGTGCATTCACTGCTCGGTTGTCGAGCCCGACACCGGCGAGAAATACGCCCGTGACCCGCGCGGCACCGCCGAGAAAGCTGAAGCTTACCTGAAGTCCTCGGGCATTGGTGACGTGGCTTACATGGGTCCGGAAGCTGAATTCTTCCTGTTCGACGACGTTCGTTTCTCGAACACCATGAACAAAGTGTCGTTCGAAGTGGATGCTGTTGACGCGGCTTGGAACTCGGACGCCGAATACGAGATGGGCAACACTGGCCACCGTCCGGGCATCAAAGGCGGTTACTTCCCCGTGAACCCGATTGACGATGCGCAAGACCTGCGTTCGGAAATGCTGACCACGATGAAGAACATCGGCATGAAAACCGATAAGCACCACCACGAAGTAGCTTCGTGCCAGCACGAGCTGGGTCTGATCTTCGACAGCCTGACCAAGCAGGCCGACGAGCTGCAGAAGTACAAGTACATCATCCACAACGTGGCCCACGCTTACGGCAAAACGGCAACATTCATGCCCAAGCCGATCGCAGGCGACAACGGTACCGGCATGCACGTAAACATGTCGATCTGGAAAGACGGCAAGCCGCTCTTTGCTGGCGACAAATACGCTGACCTGTCGCAGGAAGCCCTGTGGTTCATCGGCGGCATTCTGAAGCACGCCAAGACCCTGAACGCCTTCACCAACCCGTCGACCAACAGCTACAAGCGTCTGATCCCGGGCTTTGAAGCCCCTGTTCTGCGCGCCTACTCGGCTTCGAACCGTTCGGGTTGTGTACGTATTCCGTGGACTGAAAGCCCGAAAGCCAAGCGCGTTGAGGCTCGTTTCCCCGATCCGGCAGCGAACCCCTATCTGTGCTTTGCAGCCCTGCTGATGGCCGGCCTTGACGGCATCAAGAACAAGATCGATCCGGGCCCCGCTCAGGACAAGAACCTGTACGACCTGCCGCCGGAAGAACTGGAAGGCATCCCGACCGTTTGTGCATCGCTGCGCGAAGCTCTGGAAAGCCTGGAAGCCGACAACGACTTCCTGACAGCTGGCGACGTGTTCACCAAAGACCAGATCCAGGGTTACATCGACCTGAAATGGGAAGAGGTTTACGCCTACGAGCACACCCCGCACCCGGTGGAATACCAGCTGTACTACAGCTGCTAA
- a CDS encoding heme-dependent oxidative N-demethylase family protein, which translates to MVEICQNELPILPWANPRTARLPGLNPVEPGQWLQTDDVYPAQMAHRLFLMKEHGQLVHRLSDGARAAADELLEEVLAELSDKDGFEVQGDCVRCPDDRLVQLDRSQPLLTLGALVQEDFVILQKQDDEHVMTGAILCFPASWSLDQKYMKSLVKIHIPVDDYTPDIAARVQRLFDGIQVGRPMWRANYLSYNDPELFQPRREEERRSFSPEKEKWLRVERQTMKRLPRTGAVVFSIHSYVLSWQRLEELNINPPVGEY; encoded by the coding sequence ATGGTTGAAATCTGTCAAAACGAGCTACCGATTCTGCCTTGGGCGAATCCGAGGACTGCGCGACTTCCGGGACTAAATCCTGTCGAACCGGGGCAGTGGTTGCAGACTGATGACGTGTATCCTGCGCAAATGGCGCACAGATTGTTTCTTATGAAGGAACACGGCCAGCTCGTTCATCGATTGTCCGATGGGGCGCGTGCAGCAGCGGATGAACTGCTTGAGGAAGTGCTTGCAGAACTCTCGGACAAGGACGGATTTGAGGTTCAGGGCGACTGTGTGCGGTGTCCGGATGATCGATTGGTTCAGCTGGATCGTTCGCAGCCCCTTCTGACACTAGGTGCGTTGGTGCAGGAAGACTTTGTCATCCTGCAAAAACAAGATGATGAGCACGTGATGACAGGTGCCATCCTTTGTTTTCCGGCCAGTTGGTCTCTTGATCAAAAATATATGAAATCATTGGTGAAAATTCACATTCCCGTTGACGACTACACGCCTGATATCGCCGCCAGAGTTCAACGACTGTTCGACGGTATTCAGGTTGGCCGACCGATGTGGCGGGCGAACTATCTTTCCTACAATGATCCCGAGCTGTTTCAGCCACGAAGGGAAGAGGAACGCCGTAGCTTTTCCCCTGAGAAAGAAAAGTGGTTGCGGGTCGAGCGTCAGACCATGAAACGGTTGCCAAGAACCGGTGCGGTGGTCTTCTCGATCCACTCGTATGTGTTGTCATGGCAAAGGTTGGAAGAGTTGAACATCAATCCACCTGTAGGTGAATATTAA
- a CDS encoding bifunctional alpha/beta hydrolase/OsmC family protein — MPTEKFTFPGHAGHDLAARLDLPDGPHLATALFAHCFTCGKDIAAARRISARLAALGIAVLRFDFTGLGHSDGDFENTSFTSNVRDLENAAEALRDRGYPPALLIGHSLGGAAVIKAASHLSGIQAVVTIGAPADPSHVIENFADALPGITSEGAADVCLGGRPFRIGADFVEDVQFTQLDEALKSLNAALLVLHAPRDQIVSIDNAATLFMGAKHPKSFITLDDSDHLISRASDAEYVAEVIATWAAKYVNLAPPAPPPGAPEGIVRVSEADPRGFLQDIQSGPKHHTVADEPLAYGGTNKGMSPYGFLSAGLGACTSMTIRMYARRKGWPLEHVRVEVSHDKVHAQDAETGAKNRIDTFRREIHLTGNLDAGQRQRLLEVADRCPVHRTLESSSQIETVLAG, encoded by the coding sequence ATGCCGACCGAAAAGTTTACCTTCCCCGGACATGCAGGTCACGATCTGGCCGCGCGTCTGGATCTGCCCGATGGTCCTCATCTGGCAACGGCCCTGTTTGCCCATTGCTTCACATGCGGCAAAGACATCGCTGCTGCTCGCCGCATTTCCGCACGCCTCGCCGCGCTTGGTATTGCCGTGCTGCGTTTTGACTTTACCGGACTTGGACACTCGGATGGCGATTTCGAGAACACCAGCTTCACCTCGAATGTGCGGGATCTGGAAAACGCAGCCGAGGCCTTGCGCGACCGTGGATATCCGCCCGCACTTTTGATCGGGCACTCGCTTGGCGGGGCAGCCGTAATCAAAGCTGCGTCCCACCTGTCGGGAATTCAGGCTGTCGTCACCATTGGCGCCCCGGCAGATCCCTCGCATGTGATTGAAAACTTCGCGGACGCCCTGCCCGGCATCACATCTGAAGGCGCCGCCGATGTCTGTCTGGGGGGCCGCCCCTTCCGTATTGGCGCAGACTTCGTCGAAGATGTGCAATTCACACAACTGGACGAGGCTCTTAAATCTCTGAACGCTGCCCTTTTGGTCCTGCACGCCCCGCGCGACCAGATCGTGTCGATCGACAACGCCGCCACGCTTTTCATGGGGGCTAAGCATCCCAAAAGCTTCATTACGCTGGACGATTCAGATCACCTGATCAGCCGCGCCAGTGATGCCGAATATGTCGCCGAAGTGATCGCCACCTGGGCGGCGAAGTATGTGAACCTCGCCCCTCCCGCTCCGCCCCCCGGCGCGCCCGAAGGCATCGTCCGCGTATCCGAGGCCGATCCGCGCGGGTTCCTACAAGATATCCAATCTGGCCCGAAGCATCATACGGTGGCGGATGAACCCTTGGCCTATGGAGGCACGAACAAGGGTATGTCACCTTATGGGTTCCTGTCGGCTGGGCTTGGCGCCTGCACCTCGATGACCATTCGCATGTATGCGCGCCGCAAAGGCTGGCCGTTGGAACATGTCCGGGTCGAAGTCAGCCATGACAAGGTCCACGCGCAAGACGCTGAAACCGGAGCCAAGAACCGGATCGACACCTTCCGGCGCGAAATCCACCTGACCGGCAATCTGGATGCTGGCCAGCGCCAGCGCCTTTTGGAAGTTGCGGATCGTTGCCCGGTGCACCGAACACTTGAAAGCTCCAGCCAGATCGAAACCGTTTTGGCAGGCTGA
- the alr gene encoding alanine racemase yields MSTGRLTIDLDAVVANWRALDAKSGAEVQTAAVVKADAYGLGVGKVGRALAAAGTRRFFVAAAEEGAALREALGPGPEISVFSGHMSGDTDMVHDLGLVPMLNSVEQVTRHLEALPGHPFGIQLDTGMNRLGMEPAEWAALRDILLPQNPRLIMSHLACADDPDHPMNHQQLSAFHDMTDGVDIPRSLAATGGILLGPDYHFDLTRPGIGLYGGFPFEDAQTVVHLDLPVIQIRDVAEGETVGYSNTWQAEAASRVATVAAGYADGLNRHLSNQAVLFHEDTPCPILGRVSMDMIGVDVTHLRETPKNLTMLSDQQTVDDLAEIAGTIGYEFLTQLGHRYHRHYARGRT; encoded by the coding sequence ATGAGTACGGGCAGACTAACAATTGATCTGGATGCAGTGGTCGCAAACTGGCGGGCGCTGGATGCAAAAAGTGGGGCAGAGGTTCAGACCGCTGCTGTTGTGAAAGCCGATGCCTATGGGCTTGGCGTGGGCAAAGTGGGTCGTGCACTGGCCGCCGCTGGCACACGGCGCTTCTTTGTGGCCGCCGCCGAAGAAGGGGCCGCGTTGCGCGAGGCCCTTGGCCCCGGCCCGGAAATCAGCGTCTTTTCCGGCCACATGTCCGGCGACACCGACATGGTGCACGATCTGGGCCTTGTACCGATGCTGAACTCGGTCGAGCAAGTCACCCGCCATCTGGAAGCCCTGCCCGGCCACCCGTTTGGCATTCAGCTGGACACTGGCATGAACCGTCTGGGGATGGAGCCCGCCGAATGGGCCGCACTACGCGACATCCTTCTGCCACAAAACCCGCGCCTGATCATGAGCCATCTGGCCTGCGCCGATGATCCCGATCACCCGATGAACCACCAACAGCTGTCGGCCTTTCACGACATGACCGATGGGGTCGATATCCCGCGTAGTCTGGCGGCAACGGGCGGCATCCTGCTTGGGCCGGATTATCATTTCGACCTGACCCGTCCCGGCATTGGCCTTTATGGCGGCTTCCCGTTCGAGGACGCCCAGACGGTTGTTCATCTGGACCTGCCCGTCATCCAAATCCGCGATGTCGCCGAGGGCGAGACCGTGGGTTATTCCAACACATGGCAGGCCGAAGCCGCGTCGCGCGTCGCGACCGTGGCTGCCGGCTATGCAGATGGCCTGAACCGGCACCTGTCAAACCAAGCCGTACTGTTTCACGAAGATACGCCCTGCCCCATTTTGGGCCGTGTCTCGATGGATATGATCGGTGTAGACGTGACGCACCTGCGCGAAACACCTAAAAACTTGACCATGTTGTCTGATCAGCAGACCGTCGATGATCTGGCAGAGATTGCAGGCACCATTGGCTATGAGTTTCTGACCCAGTTGGGCCACCGCTATCACCGCCACTATGCACGGGGCCGCACATGA
- a CDS encoding MlaE family ABC transporter permease: protein MIALTKPLATIGRVTLGFLALVGRVAIFAGQSIAHIVRPPFYPRELLTAILNIGYFSLPVVGLTAIFTGAALALQIYSGGQRFSAEAVVPQIVAIGMVRELGPVLVGLMIAARVTSSIAAEIATMKVTEQIDALVTLSTHPMKYLTAPRVLAATLVVPILVGIGDIIGIMGGFIVGTQQLGFATGPYLNNTWNFLETPDIVSSLIKGAAFGFIAAVMGCYHGMRSGRGAQGVGRATKTSVEAAAVLILAANFLLTSFFFAT, encoded by the coding sequence ATGATCGCCTTGACCAAACCACTGGCCACAATTGGTCGTGTGACGCTTGGGTTTCTGGCCCTTGTCGGGCGCGTCGCGATCTTTGCAGGCCAGTCCATCGCCCATATCGTCCGCCCGCCATTCTATCCACGCGAGCTTCTGACCGCGATCCTGAACATCGGCTATTTCAGCCTGCCTGTGGTAGGTCTGACAGCGATCTTCACTGGTGCTGCGTTGGCATTGCAAATCTATTCAGGCGGTCAGCGTTTCTCGGCCGAAGCCGTCGTGCCCCAGATCGTCGCCATCGGCATGGTGCGCGAACTTGGCCCGGTTCTGGTCGGCCTGATGATTGCCGCGCGGGTGACCTCGTCGATTGCCGCCGAAATCGCCACCATGAAAGTGACCGAGCAGATCGACGCGCTGGTCACGCTGTCCACCCACCCGATGAAATACCTGACCGCCCCTCGCGTGCTGGCCGCCACTCTGGTCGTGCCAATTCTGGTCGGCATCGGCGACATCATCGGCATCATGGGCGGCTTCATCGTTGGCACCCAACAGCTTGGCTTTGCCACTGGGCCTTACCTGAACAACACATGGAATTTCCTTGAGACGCCCGACATCGTGTCCTCGCTGATCAAAGGCGCGGCCTTTGGCTTCATCGCCGCCGTCATGGGCTGTTATCACGGGATGCGTTCTGGTCGCGGCGCGCAGGGCGTGGGCCGCGCCACCAAAACCTCGGTCGAGGCCGCAGCCGTCCTGATCCTAGCCGCCAACTTCCTTCTCACCAGCTTCTTTTTTGCGACATGA